The genomic stretch CTCCCTACTTTGATGTATTCTCCGATGCCTTCAACACGGATAGTAATAGCAACTCCTTTATGTTGGAGTTGAGTAAAACTCTGATGGAAGAAGGTGCGTGTTTGACGAAGATGCAAAGCGAAAGAAGCGGAAGCTTGGGTAATAATCAGTCAGAAGATGTTAGCACGCCTCTTATGCAATTGCAACTCAAAAGGAGGTCTTTTGGAATCGACAGCATACATGCTGCCACAGGACATTCTACTTGCACCGATGTGTCAGAGAATACGAAGAAGAGGCGTCGCACTTCGACAGACATAAGTTTCAGTTTTGTGTCTCAATATTCTGATTTCTCAGACGATTTCCATGAATGAAAGTGGTTATATCCTGTGTACTATTATTCCTCATGGACAATCTTATTATATGCAGCTGAGAAAGAACATTAAAGGTTCGAGGAATCCAAAGAAGCTCCTGTCTGATGACAATGATAGAGATGGAAGTAATGTTAGACCAAATGGATCTAGCACTAGCAGTTCAGAGGATAGTGATTCTGAAGAGCTCAATGGAGAACTAACACCAACATTCAAGGCATTGACAACACTTGCTGAAAATGGAAACGTAGGGAAGATTAAAGCTACTAGGGGTTCAGCGACCGATCCTCAAAGCCTCTATGCAAGGGTAATCAGTTCGTCTTCCTGGAAAAATGTTTCCCATGCTCATTTTCTCATTGCATTCATATGATTCTTCTCTAAACTTTGCCCTCCGATTTCATAGAAACGTAGAGCGAGGATTAACAAACGATTGAGAATTCTACAAAACCTTGCTCCCAATGGAACCAAGGTAGGTAGCATCTCTGATGAAGTGTTCAGTAGCTTCTGTGTACTTTCAGGATGTTGAAAGAATTTATGCAAACCACACAATACTTATGGGATTTTGTGGCAGGTTGACATCAGCACAATGCTTGAGGAGGCAGCTCACTACGTGAAATTATTTCAGCTGCAGATTAAGCTGAGAATAAACAAAATTTGGAGCACACAAATAGTTCAGAAAATACATAAAACATGAACTAAATGTGTTTTTGTTGTCTCGGTTCAGTTCTTGAGCTCAGATGAGCTGTGGATGTACGCTCCTCTCACTTACAATGGGATCTTGATCTGAGCTATATTATTTTTCCTCAACTATGACCTTGGGAGTGATTGagtttctcttctccttttcccatTTCAAAGAAACTCCAGGATGCAAAAGGAACATTTGACTGCTTGACAGTAATTTCAGATGGTTTACGGGCTTTAGATACGCTTCCATACGTATACATTCGGAAACCAAAATAACTTCATTACATGAGAATGTGAACACAACATGACAGTTTCTTTGTGCATGTCCTCATGCAAGATCCCTATATACCGTAATGACTaagttttttttagtttttttgggtcgaagacaTAATGACAAGTTTAGTCATGAGCACCTATTATACTCCCCTTTATTTGGTTTATGGGATACCCACACCTAAAGTTTCACTCCCTAAGGAGTGCATTTATCAAATAATGAGCAACAACCATGCCCAATCAAGTTCGTCCTAGAGCGTAAACCTAACAATGTGAAAATTTAGTTCACAAGATTTCTTGTATGGGGCCTTCTAAGGAAGGACACCTCTGAGATAGACACACTTGGATAATGAACGAGAAGCAGATCAATGTCAAGTTCCAACATCCGCAGAGGATGGATGAATAAAATTAGCTGGTGCTAGTGTTCAAGCAGAGCATATGAAATGGCAGGTCAGTCAAGTATCTGACAAGAATCTTTTCTGATGAATTAAGAGCAACAAAGGAAAAGCTCTATTCACAAAACACAAGGTTCAATTTGGGTAGCTTCAGATGCTctaaattccataaaatcttgTTACTCTTCACAATCATTAACCGCCCGGCAAGTTGCAACCTATTATGATGATGACCTCATGATGCTAATTTATCTAGCTGCTCCCTATGGAACAAACGTATCTACAGGTCTAAGAGGTATCACTTGCCAGGAACTTCACGGatgcttaaaatttttaaaacattaaCCAACACTTGTCCCGATTCACTCTAACGAGAATATCATCAAACAGGTTGTGACTAATCAGCGCAAGCACCTAACCAAACAATCAAGCATGTACGCATTTCAAAGATCGACTCAAAAACAATATCAGCGAAGTACCCAATAACGAAACACCACATTAAACACCACTGTCATAATATCGAATACAAACAAAAAGCGACATCTTTATAACAAGCTCGAACTAGCTGGTGGGTGGAGCctgagcaggaggaggaggagaagaagaagaagaagaagaagaagaagcggtaCCAGAAGCGGCGTCTGCGTCATCGCTGCCGCCACTAGAGGCGAGAGTCCAGTcaggagggagaggagggagaggcGCGTAGACGGTGGgcttgcgccgaatgtcccaAGCCTGAGTCTTGCGGGGCCTCGTCTTCATGTGGTGCGCGGTCGCCTTCTTTTGCGGCCTCGACGAGCACTCTATAATCGAAACCATCCCTGCACCGCTGATGCTCTCACCGCCGGCGAATCTTGGGGCCGCCTTGGAAGAGGCGGAGCCGGCGGGAGGTGAGGGCGCAACAGGGACTCGAGTCCCGAATATGGCGGAGATGGACATttcgctcttcttcttcttgttgacAGCGGAAGGAAAATTGCAGGAACGAGGGGGACTGAAGAGAGCGAGTAGGATAGAATTTGGGGGACGTTATCCAGGTACTCTTACTTTTTCTGGACCGAGTCAAGACGGCCGGTTTGGTTCAGCCTGCGGTTTAAT from Rhodamnia argentea isolate NSW1041297 chromosome 2, ASM2092103v1, whole genome shotgun sequence encodes the following:
- the LOC115746338 gene encoding 50S ribosomal protein 6, chloroplastic isoform X2, encoding MSISAIFGTRVPVAPSPPAGSASSKAAPRFAGGESISGAGMVSIIECSSRPQKKATAHHMKTRPRKTQAWDIRRKPTVYAPLPPLPPDWTLASSGGSDDADAASAEIISRSELPPQALC
- the LOC115746338 gene encoding 50S ribosomal protein 6, chloroplastic isoform X4, giving the protein MSISAIFGTRVPVAPSPPAGSASSKAAPRFAGGESISGAGMVSIIECSSRPQKKATAHHMKTRPRKTQAWDIRRKPTVYAPLPPLPPDWTLASSGGSDDADAASAPANFIHPSSADVGT
- the LOC115746338 gene encoding 50S ribosomal protein 6, chloroplastic isoform X1 gives rise to the protein MSISAIFGTRVPVAPSPPAGSASSKAAPRFAGGESISGAGMVSIIECSSRPQKKATAHHMKTRPRKTQAWDIRRKPTVYAPLPPLPPDWTLASSGGSDDADAASGTASSSSSSSSSPPPPAQAPPTS
- the LOC115746338 gene encoding 50S ribosomal protein 6, chloroplastic isoform X3, with product MSISAIFGTRVPVAPSPPAGSASSKAAPRFAGGESISGAGMVSIIECSSRPQKKATAHHMKTRPRKTQAWDIRRKPTVYAPLPPLPPDWTLASSGGSDDADAASAARISHSELPPQALC